One region of Ananas comosus cultivar F153 linkage group 9, ASM154086v1, whole genome shotgun sequence genomic DNA includes:
- the LOC109714959 gene encoding protein LOL3-like: MQSQVVCNGCRSMLLYPRGATSVCCALCRTITSVPPPGVETAHLICGGCRTLLMYPHGAATVRCSCCNMINNVRSANSVAHVNCAQCRTTLMYPYGAPSVKCAVCHYVTNTGMTNMMAPASVPQRPNEYPSTSAPPSQGNNVTVVVENPKSVDERGNLVNNVVVGVTVGKK; encoded by the exons ATGCAGAGCCAAGTGGTGTGCAATGGATGCAGGAGCATGCTTCTTTATCCCAGGGGAGCCACTAGCGTATGCTGTGCACTATGTCGTACTATAACTTCAGTGCCCCCTCCAG GAGTTGAAACAGCTCATCTTATATGTGGTGGTTGCCGAACTTTATTGATGTATCCTCATGGTGCAGCAACTGTGAGATGTTCCTGCTGTAACATGATCAATAATGTCAGATCAG CAAATAGCGTAGCTCATGTGAACTGTGCCCAGTGCCGTACGACTCTCATGTATCCTTATGGAGCTCCGTCTGTCAAATGCGCCGTATGCCATTATGTTACAAACACCGGG aTGACCAATATGATGGCTCCTGCTTCCGTGCCGCAGAGGCCTAATGAATATCCGTCAACTTCAGCt CCTCCATCGCAAGGCAACAACGTCACAGTTGTCGTCGAGAACCCTAAGTCGGTGGACGAAAGAGGCAACTTG GTAAACAATGTCGTAGTTGGAGTTACGGTCGGGAAGAAATGA
- the LOC109715872 gene encoding DNA repair protein recA homolog 1, chloroplastic isoform X2, producing the protein MAPPASPSIPHTPLGNPLSLFPPPPPRFRVPLLCPTPFVSGRVSRLRCEFDVKGNGALSGDIDPRLIDRQKALETAMNDINSSFGKGSVTRLGSAGGALVETFPSGCLTLDFALGGGIPKGRIVEIFGPESSGKTTLALHAIAEVQKLGGNAMLVDAEHAFDPAYSKSLGVDIENLIVCQPDNGEMALEIADRMCRSGAIDVICVDSVSALTPRAEVEGEIGMQQMGLQARLMSQALRKMSGNASKAGCTLIFLNQIRYKIGVFYGNPEVTSGGIALKFFASVRLEIRPIGKIKQKKTKILVSRSVLGCKKAKSLDPTNKLNSKSYLGRESVNWDVFLIVLK; encoded by the exons ATGGCGCCCCCCGCTTCCCCGAGCATCCCCCACACCCCTCTCGGGAACCCGCTTTCGCTAtttccccctcctcctccccgatTCCGGGTTCCCCTTTTGTGCCCTACGCCCTTCGTCTCCGGAAGAGTAAGTAGGCTTCGGTGCGAGTTCGACGTGAAGGGTAATGGTGCCCTCTCTGGCGACATCGACCCTCGCCTCATCGATCGG CAAAAAGCACTGGAAACAGCGATGAATGATATAAACAGTTCATTTGGAAAAGGAAGTGTTACAAGATTAGGCAGTGCCGGTGGTGCTCTAGT AGAGACTTTCCCGAGTGGGTGTTTGACATTAGATTTTGCTTTGGGTGGTGGTATTCCCAAAGGAAGAATAGTGGAG ATATTTGGCCCAGAGAGCAGTGGAAAAACTACCCTAGCTCTGCATGCAATTGCGGAAGTACAG AAGCTTGGAGGCAATGCGATGCTTGTTGATGCAGAGCATGCTTTTGATCCAGCTTATTCAAAATCATTGGGGGTAGACATAGAGAATCTGATTGTTTGCCAACCTGATAATGGAGAAATGGCATTAGAAA TTGCCGATCGTATGTGCAGATCTGGAGCAATAGATGTCATTTGTGTTGATTCAGTCTCAGCTCTCACTCCAAGGGCAGAAGTTGAa GGTGAGATAGGAATGCAGCAAATGGGTCTTCAAGCTCGTCTTATGAGTCAAGCTCTACGGAAAATGTCGGGCAATGCCTCGAAAGCTGGTTGTACTCTCATTTTTCTTAATCAGATAAGATATAAG ATTGGAGTGTTCTATGGCAATCCCGAAGTCACTAGTGGAGGAATAGCTTTGAAATTCTTTGCATCGGTTCGCCTTGAGATTCGTCCTATTGGGAAGATAAA GCAAAAGAAGACGAAGATATTGGTGTCAAGGTCCGTGTTAGGGTGCAAAAAAGCAAA GTCTCTCGACCCTACAAACAAGCTGAATTCGAAATCATATTTGGGGAGGGAGTCAGTAAATTG GGATGTGTTCTTGATTGTGCTGAAATGA
- the LOC109715872 gene encoding DNA repair protein recA homolog 1, chloroplastic isoform X1, giving the protein MAPPASPSIPHTPLGNPLSLFPPPPPRFRVPLLCPTPFVSGRVSRLRCEFDVKGNGALSGDIDPRLIDRQKALETAMNDINSSFGKGSVTRLGSAGGALVETFPSGCLTLDFALGGGIPKGRIVEIFGPESSGKTTLALHAIAEVQKLGGNAMLVDAEHAFDPAYSKSLGVDIENLIVCQPDNGEMALEIADRMCRSGAIDVICVDSVSALTPRAEVEGEIGMQQMGLQARLMSQALRKMSGNASKAGCTLIFLNQIRYKIGVFYGNPEVTSGGIALKFFASVRLEIRPIGKIKSAKEDEDIGVKVRVRVQKSKVSRPYKQAEFEIIFGEGVSKLGCVLDCAEMMDVVSKKGSWYSYRDQRLGQGRDKALQYLRENPSICSEIDKAVRAVITDGSRHMSLLAFGQPPTAEDERVFE; this is encoded by the exons ATGGCGCCCCCCGCTTCCCCGAGCATCCCCCACACCCCTCTCGGGAACCCGCTTTCGCTAtttccccctcctcctccccgatTCCGGGTTCCCCTTTTGTGCCCTACGCCCTTCGTCTCCGGAAGAGTAAGTAGGCTTCGGTGCGAGTTCGACGTGAAGGGTAATGGTGCCCTCTCTGGCGACATCGACCCTCGCCTCATCGATCGG CAAAAAGCACTGGAAACAGCGATGAATGATATAAACAGTTCATTTGGAAAAGGAAGTGTTACAAGATTAGGCAGTGCCGGTGGTGCTCTAGT AGAGACTTTCCCGAGTGGGTGTTTGACATTAGATTTTGCTTTGGGTGGTGGTATTCCCAAAGGAAGAATAGTGGAG ATATTTGGCCCAGAGAGCAGTGGAAAAACTACCCTAGCTCTGCATGCAATTGCGGAAGTACAG AAGCTTGGAGGCAATGCGATGCTTGTTGATGCAGAGCATGCTTTTGATCCAGCTTATTCAAAATCATTGGGGGTAGACATAGAGAATCTGATTGTTTGCCAACCTGATAATGGAGAAATGGCATTAGAAA TTGCCGATCGTATGTGCAGATCTGGAGCAATAGATGTCATTTGTGTTGATTCAGTCTCAGCTCTCACTCCAAGGGCAGAAGTTGAa GGTGAGATAGGAATGCAGCAAATGGGTCTTCAAGCTCGTCTTATGAGTCAAGCTCTACGGAAAATGTCGGGCAATGCCTCGAAAGCTGGTTGTACTCTCATTTTTCTTAATCAGATAAGATATAAG ATTGGAGTGTTCTATGGCAATCCCGAAGTCACTAGTGGAGGAATAGCTTTGAAATTCTTTGCATCGGTTCGCCTTGAGATTCGTCCTATTGGGAAGATAAAGTCT GCAAAAGAAGACGAAGATATTGGTGTCAAGGTCCGTGTTAGGGTGCAAAAAAGCAAA GTCTCTCGACCCTACAAACAAGCTGAATTCGAAATCATATTTGGGGAGGGAGTCAGTAAATTG GGATGTGTTCTTGATTGTGCTGAAATGATGGATGTTGTGTCGAAGAAGGGATCATGGTACAGCTACCGAGACCAGAG GTTGGGGCAAGGCAGAGACAAAGCACTGCAGTATCTGCGAGAGAATCCTTCTATCTGCAGCGAAATAGATAAG GCGGTGCGAGCAGTGATCACAGATGGGAGCAGACATATGAGCCTACTAGCATTTGGCCAGCCACCGACCGCAGAAGATGAGCGCGTCTTCGAATAG